From a region of the Apibacter sp. B3706 genome:
- a CDS encoding ABC transporter ATP-binding protein, whose amino-acid sequence MDYFIVAENVTRTYEDKIALDNFNIKIPKGSIYGILGPNGAGKTTFIRIINQITKPDSGTIYFNGEPLQPKHISHIGYMPEERGLYKNMKIGEQAIYLAQLKGMNKTEAKSRLEYWFDKLKIEKWWNKKLSELSKGMAQKIQFVVTVLHNPELLIFDEPFSGFDPVNANLIRDEILELKEKGTTILFSSHRMESVEELCDYVALIHNSKKILDGSVKDIRHKFKQGKFNIRITDIQSHDIEHLLSNHPIENLIKMDNEYSFSIKLTDRESSKSLLSELSSIGTILSFYEEIPGMNEVFINAVNSKNL is encoded by the coding sequence ATGGATTATTTTATTGTAGCTGAAAATGTTACCCGAACTTATGAAGACAAAATTGCCTTAGATAACTTCAACATAAAAATTCCTAAAGGCAGTATCTATGGAATTTTAGGTCCGAACGGTGCCGGAAAAACTACGTTTATAAGAATCATTAATCAAATCACTAAGCCGGACAGCGGTACAATTTATTTTAATGGAGAGCCTCTACAACCCAAACATATTTCACATATAGGTTATATGCCGGAAGAAAGAGGACTGTATAAAAATATGAAAATTGGCGAACAGGCAATTTATTTAGCCCAGCTCAAGGGCATGAATAAAACGGAGGCCAAGTCGCGTTTAGAATATTGGTTTGATAAACTAAAAATTGAAAAATGGTGGAATAAAAAATTGAGCGAATTATCTAAAGGAATGGCTCAAAAAATTCAATTTGTAGTTACTGTATTACATAATCCCGAATTATTAATTTTTGACGAGCCTTTCAGCGGATTTGATCCTGTAAATGCCAATCTTATAAGAGATGAAATTCTAGAGCTTAAAGAAAAAGGGACTACCATTTTATTTTCATCTCATCGAATGGAATCTGTTGAGGAACTTTGTGATTATGTTGCTCTTATCCATAATTCAAAAAAAATTTTAGATGGTTCAGTTAAAGATATCAGACATAAATTTAAACAAGGAAAATTTAATATCAGGATTACTGATATACAATCCCATGATATTGAACACCTACTATCTAATCATCCGATCGAAAATTTAATAAAAATGGATAATGAATATTCATTTTCAATTAAACTAACCGACCGGGAAAGCTCAAAATCCCTTTTATCAGAACTTTCATCTATAGGAACAATCCTTTCTTTTTATGAAGAAATCCCCGGTATGAATGAAGTTTTTATTAATGCTGTAAATTCAAAAAATCTATGA
- a CDS encoding ABC transporter permease — MRNIFLVMRREFLTQARKKSFVLITFFAPILVILAVAIIGFMIKINESNSRIAIIDSTHEFYSDFKSNEKNIFNFYTENDLQALKDSLAQSNSLDAILYIPKTKDFLLNNLQDHIQLYTNKNLNKNLLYSLEKTINKKIEEKRRKLLGINQSDIDKINSKISLQITNVKEGKSEDNHLIKEILSLSLMYINLMFFIIYGTRVMRSIMEEKNNRVVEIIISSVKPFELMMGKILGTTLIALTQFCIWIGMTLLLLSMGKLILGHELTLSIQQNDLRNILNQEMQIQISDTINALFNLNYPLIIFVFLFFFFTGYLFYSSFFAAIGAAVDNDTETQQFIPIIVIPLLLGAYGCISIINNPEGPVAFWLSIIPFTSPMAMVTRSFYGIPGWQLAISIITMVGSVLVMVFIASKIYRIGILMYGKKVTIKEIFKWIKQS; from the coding sequence ATGAGAAATATCTTTTTGGTAATGAGAAGAGAATTTCTTACTCAGGCAAGAAAAAAATCTTTTGTTCTTATTACTTTTTTTGCTCCGATATTAGTAATCCTAGCCGTAGCAATCATTGGTTTTATGATTAAAATTAATGAAAGCAATTCACGTATTGCAATCATTGATTCAACCCATGAATTTTATTCTGATTTTAAGAGTAATGAAAAAAATATCTTTAATTTTTATACAGAAAATGATTTACAAGCTTTAAAAGATTCTTTAGCACAAAGTAATTCATTAGATGCTATCTTGTATATACCCAAAACCAAAGATTTTCTATTAAATAATTTACAAGATCATATCCAACTTTATACAAACAAAAATCTGAACAAAAATCTTCTCTATTCATTAGAAAAAACTATCAATAAAAAAATTGAAGAAAAAAGAAGAAAATTATTAGGAATAAATCAATCTGATATAGATAAAATTAACTCCAAAATATCTTTACAAATTACTAATGTTAAAGAAGGCAAATCAGAGGATAACCACTTAATTAAAGAAATTCTTTCTTTGTCATTAATGTATATAAATCTTATGTTTTTTATTATTTACGGAACACGTGTAATGAGAAGCATTATGGAAGAAAAAAATAACAGGGTGGTTGAAATAATTATTTCATCTGTTAAACCTTTTGAATTAATGATGGGAAAAATATTGGGTACAACGTTAATTGCTTTAACTCAATTTTGTATATGGATTGGAATGACCCTGCTCCTTCTTAGTATGGGTAAATTGATATTAGGACATGAATTAACGCTTTCCATTCAACAAAATGATTTACGAAATATTCTTAATCAAGAAATGCAAATTCAAATTAGCGACACTATTAATGCCCTTTTCAATCTTAACTATCCGTTAATTATTTTCGTTTTTCTTTTCTTCTTTTTTACGGGATATTTATTTTACAGTTCTTTTTTTGCTGCCATTGGAGCAGCAGTGGATAATGATACAGAAACTCAACAATTTATTCCAATAATTGTAATCCCCCTACTTTTAGGCGCTTATGGATGCATAAGTATCATAAACAATCCGGAAGGACCTGTGGCATTTTGGTTAAGCATTATTCCTTTTACCTCTCCCATGGCTATGGTTACCAGATCCTTTTATGGAATACCGGGTTGGCAATTGGCAATATCAATTATTACCATGGTCGGATCGGTATTAGTAATGGTTTTTATTGCAAGTAAAATTTATAGGATTGGTATACTTATGTATGGAAAAAAAGTAACTATAAAAGAAATTTTCAAGTGGATTAAACAATCATAA
- the dapF gene encoding diaminopimelate epimerase — protein sequence MEKNSFIKSQGLGNEYIVINEDTITFPLTEKAIQKICNVNFGIGSDGILVKTKSETADIGLKIFNPDGSEAEKSGNGLRIFCKYVYDYKIIPQKEFTVETKGGKVRATIQETLNERAALITVDMGHAIFDSKQIPTSFNSEEVQDERITIDDQEFLINCVSVGNPHCVILKENLDSEEIKKYGPKIETFSKFPNRINVQFAKVLNRDEVQILIWERGAGFTLASGSSSCAVASVLRKKGLINNKVTIKMPGGELKIEIDDHWQIRMTGEVRQICEGVLHEELINSFL from the coding sequence ATGGAAAAAAACTCTTTTATTAAATCCCAAGGCTTGGGTAACGAATACATAGTAATCAATGAAGATACTATTACTTTTCCTTTAACTGAAAAAGCCATTCAAAAAATCTGTAACGTAAACTTCGGAATAGGTTCTGATGGAATATTAGTAAAAACAAAGTCAGAAACGGCTGACATAGGTCTGAAAATTTTTAATCCGGATGGTTCCGAAGCAGAAAAAAGCGGAAATGGATTAAGAATTTTTTGTAAGTATGTATACGATTATAAAATTATTCCTCAAAAGGAATTTACAGTAGAAACCAAAGGAGGAAAAGTTCGTGCAACCATACAAGAAACTTTAAATGAGAGGGCTGCTTTAATAACAGTAGATATGGGTCATGCCATTTTTGATTCAAAACAAATACCCACTTCCTTTAATTCGGAAGAAGTACAAGATGAACGTATTACTATCGATGATCAAGAGTTTCTAATCAATTGTGTTTCTGTTGGAAATCCACATTGTGTGATTCTCAAAGAAAATTTAGATAGTGAGGAAATAAAAAAATATGGACCTAAAATTGAAACGTTTTCAAAATTTCCTAACCGTATAAATGTTCAATTTGCAAAAGTACTGAATAGAGATGAAGTTCAAATATTAATTTGGGAAAGAGGGGCCGGTTTCACTTTAGCCTCAGGAAGTTCGTCTTGTGCGGTAGCAAGTGTATTAAGAAAAAAAGGGTTAATAAATAATAAAGTAACCATTAAAATGCCCGGAGGAGAACTTAAAATAGAAATTGATGATCATTGGCAAATAAGAATGACCGGAGAAGTTCGCCAAATTTGTGAAGGTGTTTTGCATGAAGAATTAATAAACAGTTTTTTATAA
- a CDS encoding arginine decarboxylase, producing MKIKYHDLIQQTFDFPQPEFKVDNGNLLFHDIPLMDLIEKFGTPFKFNYLPKISQNIQQTKKWFKKAFKENNYNNEYRYCYCTKSSHFSFVVEEALKNKISLETSFSNDMEIIRRLYDKGIVDKNIEVVCNGFKTDEYLKIISEMINGGFSNILPVLDNFREIDRLSDSIDTNFNIGIRIASEEEPKFEFYTSRLGIGYKDIVPFYAQKIQNHPFARLKMLHFFINTGIKDTSYYWNELYKCLRVYARLKKIAPEVDSLNIGGGFPIKNSLNFDYDYYYMVNEITYQIKKFCVEEGVEEPTLYTEFGSFTVGESGGIVYKILSQKRQNDREKWDMIDSSFMTTLPDSWAISRRFTMLPINRWEDSYERVFLGGLTCDSDDYYNSEQHVNAIYLPIFSEEKPLYIGFFNTGAYQDAISGFGGVHHCLVPQPKHILINKNKDGEFTYEVFREEQNYKQILDLLGY from the coding sequence ATGAAAATAAAGTATCACGATTTAATTCAACAAACTTTTGATTTTCCACAGCCCGAATTTAAGGTTGATAACGGAAATTTATTATTTCATGACATCCCTTTAATGGACTTAATTGAAAAATTCGGAACTCCTTTTAAGTTCAATTATTTACCTAAAATATCGCAAAACATACAACAAACCAAAAAATGGTTTAAAAAGGCTTTTAAGGAAAATAATTACAATAATGAATATAGATATTGTTATTGTACGAAATCAAGTCATTTTTCATTCGTGGTTGAAGAAGCTTTAAAAAATAAAATTAGTTTGGAAACTTCTTTTTCAAACGATATGGAAATTATACGAAGATTATACGATAAAGGAATTGTCGATAAAAATATAGAAGTTGTTTGCAACGGATTCAAAACCGATGAATATTTAAAAATTATTTCGGAAATGATTAACGGCGGCTTTTCTAACATATTACCTGTATTGGATAATTTCAGAGAAATCGATCGACTTTCCGACAGCATAGATACTAATTTTAATATAGGTATTCGAATTGCCTCTGAGGAAGAACCTAAATTTGAGTTTTATACTTCTCGTTTGGGAATCGGATATAAAGATATTGTTCCCTTTTATGCTCAAAAAATCCAAAATCATCCTTTTGCTCGTTTAAAGATGTTGCATTTCTTTATCAACACGGGGATTAAAGATACTTCCTATTATTGGAACGAACTTTATAAATGTTTGCGAGTTTATGCTCGATTGAAAAAAATCGCACCCGAAGTGGATTCGCTCAATATAGGAGGAGGTTTTCCTATAAAAAATTCCTTGAATTTTGATTACGACTATTATTATATGGTCAATGAGATTACTTACCAAATAAAAAAATTCTGTGTTGAAGAAGGAGTAGAAGAACCTACTTTATATACCGAATTTGGTTCATTCACTGTTGGAGAAAGTGGAGGGATTGTTTACAAAATTTTAAGTCAAAAAAGACAAAATGATCGGGAAAAATGGGATATGATTGACAGTTCTTTTATGACAACATTACCTGATTCTTGGGCTATTTCTCGTCGTTTTACCATGCTTCCTATCAATCGTTGGGAAGATTCCTATGAACGGGTTTTCTTAGGAGGTCTTACTTGTGATAGCGATGATTATTACAATTCAGAACAACACGTTAATGCCATTTATCTTCCTATTTTCAGTGAAGAAAAACCTCTATATATAGGTTTTTTCAATACAGGAGCTTATCAAGATGCCATTAGCGGGTTCGGAGGGGTGCACCATTGTCTAGTTCCGCAGCCAAAACATATTTTGATCAATAAAAATAAAGACGGCGAATTTACTTATGAGGTATTTCGAGAGGAACAAAATTATAAGCAAATTTTAGATCTTTTAGGTTATTAG
- the porQ gene encoding type IX secretion system protein PorQ, which yields MRLLHKFILIIFISLYSIVYSQNGQEIYTFMNMTVSARQAALGGNANSSWDNDPNMAMFNPAMMNDKMHNQAGINYSSYLADVKLGAVSYVYNPKESKHYFSLHGRYVDYGDLKAADEIGNVTGKFTAKDAAVTLGYAYNISDFFTVGGNLSYVTSKIESYTSSALLADLGVVFHDIDYYTTVSAVVRNFGGQLTYYNDRREKLPIQANLGISQRFEKLPMELTLTLHDLQKFDISSPTNKKGEKINGGRKIIDHISLGAELFPESGFNLRAGYNFKRGNELAIEDQRSFAGLTLGFGVKISYFRFDYAWGRYNAAGNTNTFGLRIDLENMFAPRYDW from the coding sequence ATGCGTCTATTGCATAAATTTATACTAATTATATTCATTAGTTTATACTCCATTGTCTATTCTCAAAACGGGCAAGAAATATATACTTTTATGAATATGACCGTATCTGCCCGTCAAGCAGCTTTAGGAGGTAATGCTAATTCTTCTTGGGACAATGATCCTAATATGGCTATGTTCAATCCGGCAATGATGAACGATAAAATGCATAACCAAGCGGGAATAAATTATTCCTCTTATCTTGCAGATGTCAAATTGGGAGCTGTTTCCTATGTCTATAATCCCAAAGAAAGTAAGCACTATTTTTCCCTTCATGGAAGATATGTAGATTATGGAGATCTTAAAGCCGCCGATGAAATTGGAAATGTAACCGGAAAATTTACAGCAAAAGACGCAGCAGTAACTTTGGGTTATGCTTATAATATCTCTGATTTCTTTACCGTAGGCGGAAATTTATCTTATGTTACCAGTAAAATTGAAAGTTATACTTCTTCCGCTCTTTTGGCTGATCTTGGGGTGGTATTTCACGACATTGATTATTATACTACCGTTTCTGCTGTGGTTAGAAATTTTGGAGGGCAATTAACTTATTATAATGATAGAAGAGAAAAATTACCCATTCAAGCAAATTTAGGAATCTCGCAACGATTCGAAAAATTACCGATGGAGTTAACTCTTACCTTACATGACTTACAAAAATTTGATATTTCTTCACCAACTAATAAAAAGGGAGAAAAGATCAATGGAGGAAGAAAAATTATAGATCATATTTCGCTAGGCGCCGAACTTTTTCCCGAATCAGGATTCAACCTCAGAGCCGGATATAATTTTAAGAGAGGTAATGAATTGGCCATTGAAGATCAACGGTCATTTGCCGGATTAACTCTTGGTTTTGGTGTGAAAATTTCATATTTTCGCTTTGATTACGCTTGGGGGCGATATAATGCTGCGGGAAACACCAATACTTTTGGACTACGTATAGACTTGGAAAATATGTTTGCTCCTCGTTATGACTGGTAA
- the cmk gene encoding (d)CMP kinase, giving the protein MKNNKIKPIIAIDGYSSTGKSSYAKMLAKEFGWIHIDTGAMYRAVTLYAIENFYKNNTIDELALLAHLNDIHLDFKLNSDSNTNEIYLNGKNVENRIRAFDISEHVSWVAKIPEVREYLVKQQRNIGKNGGIVMDGRDIGTVVFPNADLKFFITASIEERAKRRFTEYKNKHKNISLEEVQENLKQRDYIDGNRSVSPLIQAADAILIDNTHLSKEETYNKMVQIVKDKFKI; this is encoded by the coding sequence ATGAAAAACAACAAGATAAAACCTATAATTGCCATTGATGGTTATTCTTCCACTGGTAAAAGCTCCTATGCAAAAATGTTAGCCAAAGAATTTGGATGGATTCATATAGACACCGGTGCTATGTATAGAGCTGTAACTTTATATGCTATTGAAAATTTTTATAAAAATAATACTATAGATGAGTTAGCTTTACTAGCCCATTTAAATGATATTCATTTGGACTTTAAGCTAAATTCTGATTCCAATACCAATGAAATTTATCTTAATGGGAAAAATGTTGAAAATAGAATTCGTGCTTTTGACATATCTGAACATGTTTCATGGGTGGCAAAAATACCTGAAGTAAGAGAATATTTAGTAAAACAACAGAGAAATATCGGAAAAAACGGTGGGATTGTTATGGATGGTAGAGATATTGGAACGGTCGTATTTCCAAATGCTGATTTAAAATTTTTTATTACTGCCAGTATAGAAGAAAGAGCTAAACGAAGATTCACTGAATATAAAAATAAACACAAAAACATTTCTTTAGAAGAGGTTCAAGAAAATCTTAAGCAAAGAGATTACATCGATGGCAACCGATCGGTGTCACCATTAATTCAGGCCGCAGACGCCATTCTTATCGATAACACTCATTTAAGCAAAGAAGAAACCTATAATAAAATGGTTCAAATTGTTAAAGATAAATTTAAAATCTGA
- a CDS encoding PhoH family protein — MNQIRITLEGVDLKTFYGEYNQNFNLLINHFPKLKITGRDRVVSAAGNDADLTLFNNKVKEITEYINRYNKLNDIALEGILSNGEKQNELRSESEDIIVHGIGGKLIRAKTENLKKLVKAVENNDMVFAIGPAGTGKTYTSVALAVKALKDKQVKRIVLTRPAVEAGESLGFLPGDLKDKLDPYLQPLYDALRDMISHEKLASYIEKGVVQIAPLAFMRGRTLDEAFVILDEAQNTTHLQMKMFLTRMGANAKFIITGDPGQIDLPKHQKSGLKEAVHLLKRVKGIGFVQLTEIDVVRHKLVRKILEAYHKQEEIEE, encoded by the coding sequence TTGAATCAAATACGAATTACTTTAGAAGGGGTGGATTTAAAAACTTTCTATGGTGAATATAATCAAAACTTTAATCTGTTGATTAATCATTTTCCCAAATTAAAAATTACAGGAAGGGATCGGGTAGTGTCGGCAGCAGGAAATGATGCGGATTTAACTTTGTTTAATAATAAAGTTAAAGAAATAACTGAATATATAAACAGATATAATAAGTTAAATGATATTGCTCTGGAGGGAATACTCTCTAATGGAGAAAAGCAGAATGAGCTTAGATCCGAATCTGAAGATATTATCGTTCACGGAATAGGAGGAAAACTTATTAGGGCTAAAACAGAAAATCTTAAAAAGCTGGTGAAAGCAGTCGAAAACAATGATATGGTATTTGCCATTGGTCCGGCAGGAACAGGGAAAACCTATACTAGCGTTGCTTTAGCTGTAAAAGCTTTAAAAGATAAACAAGTAAAAAGAATTGTGCTTACTCGTCCGGCTGTGGAAGCAGGGGAAAGTTTGGGATTTTTACCCGGTGATTTAAAAGATAAATTAGATCCCTATCTTCAGCCTTTGTATGATGCATTACGAGATATGATCAGTCATGAAAAACTTGCTTCTTATATTGAAAAAGGAGTCGTACAAATTGCTCCTTTGGCATTTATGAGAGGTCGAACATTAGATGAAGCCTTTGTAATTTTAGATGAAGCTCAAAATACGACCCATCTGCAAATGAAAATGTTTTTAACGCGTATGGGGGCTAATGCGAAGTTTATTATTACGGGAGATCCCGGACAAATAGATTTACCTAAACACCAGAAATCCGGCTTAAAAGAAGCTGTTCATCTTTTAAAAAGAGTTAAGGGAATAGGTTTTGTGCAATTGACAGAAATTGATGTGGTAAGACATAAATTAGTAAGAAAAATTTTAGAAGCCTATCATAAACAAGAAGAGATAGAAGAATAG
- a CDS encoding S-adenosyl-l-methionine hydroxide adenosyltransferase family protein — MGIITLTTDFGLDDYHVAALKGAIYSQISDIIVVDISHQIMPFDLIQTAYIIQNSYKNFPKGTIHIIGVDALPSPFVKSLAAEINGHFFICNDNGILSLIAEEYIPDQVYEITINKYDDLHFLTKDLFIPVACHLARGGKIELIGRKINSYKELTQPKPVEKSEDNSLTGMVIHVDNFGNAITNISKEQFHQFGKKKDFIIFARNVQFTEIKSKYTDILGTDSEDKKYHGKAFAIFNSSGYLQISMYKSNLKTVGGASSLMGLYIGTNIRIVFS; from the coding sequence ATGGGAATAATAACACTTACCACCGATTTTGGTTTAGACGATTACCATGTGGCTGCTCTTAAAGGTGCTATATACAGCCAAATTTCGGATATTATAGTCGTTGATATCTCACATCAAATTATGCCTTTTGATTTAATTCAAACTGCTTATATTATTCAAAATTCATACAAAAATTTTCCTAAAGGAACCATTCATATAATTGGTGTCGACGCGTTGCCTTCTCCTTTTGTAAAATCTTTAGCTGCAGAAATCAACGGTCATTTTTTTATATGCAATGATAACGGCATTCTTTCTTTAATCGCTGAAGAATATATTCCCGATCAGGTATATGAAATCACGATTAATAAATACGATGATCTTCATTTTTTAACTAAAGACCTTTTCATTCCTGTGGCCTGTCATCTTGCCAGAGGCGGAAAAATAGAATTAATAGGTAGAAAAATAAATTCTTATAAAGAATTAACTCAACCCAAACCGGTAGAAAAAAGCGAAGATAATTCGTTAACAGGAATGGTTATTCATGTAGATAATTTCGGTAATGCAATAACCAACATTAGTAAAGAACAATTTCACCAATTTGGAAAAAAAAAGGACTTTATAATTTTTGCCAGAAACGTTCAATTCACTGAAATTAAATCTAAATATACCGATATACTTGGGACAGATTCTGAGGACAAAAAATATCATGGAAAAGCTTTTGCTATTTTTAATTCTTCGGGCTATTTACAAATTTCCATGTATAAGAGTAATTTAAAAACCGTTGGAGGGGCCAGTTCTCTAATGGGCTTATATATAGGAACTAATATTCGCATTGTTTTTTCTTAG
- a CDS encoding PPK2 family polyphosphate kinase, giving the protein MKITIDDFRVLEGKSVNLKNYTTQSPENFKKNKKEIKKIIKSIDYYQNILNAENKQSLLIILQGIDAAGKDSSIRAIMTGVNPQGVNVSSFKTPSSLEYEHDYLWRHIIKIPERGKIEIFNRSHYENVLVCKVHPEFILNEKIPTINSVKDINDGFFEKRYEEIKNFENRMFNNGTRIIKFFLNISKDEQKKRFIKRINEKEKNWKFSASDLKERKFWNEYQKAFAMAFEKTSTENCPWFIVPFDNKSYGQLVMAYIINETLKSMNPKYPEVNKQEKEALKIAYQDLLNEKD; this is encoded by the coding sequence ATGAAAATTACCATAGATGATTTCCGTGTGTTAGAAGGAAAATCAGTAAACCTTAAAAATTATACTACTCAATCACCTGAAAATTTCAAAAAAAATAAAAAAGAGATAAAGAAAATAATTAAAAGTATAGATTATTATCAAAATATTTTAAATGCTGAAAACAAACAATCTTTATTAATTATTTTACAAGGAATTGATGCTGCCGGAAAAGACAGTTCCATACGAGCAATCATGACGGGAGTAAATCCTCAAGGAGTAAATGTATCATCTTTTAAAACACCTTCTTCTTTAGAGTATGAACATGATTATTTATGGAGACATATTATCAAAATTCCCGAACGTGGGAAAATAGAAATATTTAATCGTTCTCATTATGAAAACGTATTAGTTTGCAAAGTACATCCTGAATTTATTTTAAATGAAAAAATTCCTACTATAAATTCTGTCAAAGATATTAATGATGGGTTTTTCGAAAAAAGATATGAGGAAATTAAAAATTTTGAAAATCGTATGTTTAACAATGGTACTCGAATTATTAAATTTTTTCTCAATATAAGTAAAGACGAGCAGAAAAAAAGATTTATTAAGAGAATTAATGAAAAAGAAAAAAATTGGAAATTTTCAGCTTCTGATTTAAAAGAACGTAAATTTTGGAATGAATATCAAAAAGCATTTGCAATGGCTTTTGAAAAAACATCCACTGAAAATTGTCCCTGGTTTATTGTTCCTTTTGATAATAAATCTTACGGGCAATTGGTAATGGCTTACATTATAAATGAAACATTAAAATCTATGAACCCGAAATATCCGGAAGTTAATAAACAAGAAAAAGAGGCTTTAAAAATTGCTTATCAAGATTTACTCAATGAAAAAGATTAA